A single region of the Rhodococcoides fascians A25f genome encodes:
- a CDS encoding helix-turn-helix domain-containing protein — translation MPQTQLNYQWHLRRLLADQGIFATTGLGPLLAERGITLSEAQVYRLVTGTPERLSLRTLMALCDILTCTPNDLIEPIAEPASGTATGTSTHRPDTAAATTRAKTRTPRRADIRRR, via the coding sequence ATGCCGCAAACGCAGCTGAACTACCAGTGGCACCTGCGCCGCCTCCTGGCCGACCAGGGCATCTTCGCGACCACCGGACTCGGACCTCTCCTCGCAGAACGGGGCATCACCCTCTCCGAAGCGCAGGTGTATCGCCTGGTCACCGGGACACCCGAACGTCTGAGCCTGCGCACCCTGATGGCACTGTGCGACATCCTCACCTGCACACCCAACGACCTGATCGAACCGATCGCCGAACCCGCCAGCGGGACCGCGACCGGAACATCGACACACCGCCCCGACACCGCGGCCGCCACCACCCGCGCCAAGACCCGC